From the genome of Flavobacterium ovatum, one region includes:
- a CDS encoding diacylglycerol kinase family protein, with product MEFQKDNTFVTGRLKSITYAVKGAIKLITTEHSVMVQFSTGILLTVAGLYFGITATQWLFQTLAIGLVLSIEGLNTAIEKIADFIHPDYHERIGFIKDIAAGSVFFAAITAIIIGLIIYLPLFS from the coding sequence ATGGAGTTTCAAAAAGACAATACCTTCGTTACTGGTAGACTAAAAAGCATTACTTATGCCGTGAAGGGAGCCATCAAATTAATCACTACTGAACATAGTGTTATGGTTCAATTCTCAACAGGTATTTTGCTTACTGTTGCAGGCTTATACTTTGGAATAACTGCTACACAATGGCTTTTTCAAACTTTAGCAATAGGTTTAGTATTAAGTATTGAAGGCTTGAACACAGCAATCGAAAAAATTGCTGACTTTATCCATCCTGATTATCATGAAAGAATAGGCTTTATAAAAGACATCGCTGCTGGCTCTGTTTTTTTTGCAGCTATTACAGCCATAATTATCGGTTTAATCATATATCTACCCCTATTTTCATAG
- the tpx gene encoding thiol peroxidase — protein MASITLKGNAINTNGELPKVGSKLADFKLVQGDLSVASLNNFAGKRLVLNIFPSVDTGTCATSVRTFNEKAAGLDNTAVLCISRDLPFAQQRFCGAEGITNVVNLSDFQEGNFGKTNGLQIVDGPLAGLLSRVLIVVDVDGTILHTEQVGDIVDEPNYEAALAVL, from the coding sequence ATGGCTTCAATTACATTAAAAGGAAATGCAATAAATACTAATGGTGAATTACCAAAAGTGGGTTCAAAATTAGCAGATTTTAAATTAGTTCAAGGTGACCTTTCCGTTGCTTCATTGAATAATTTTGCTGGTAAAAGATTAGTATTAAATATTTTTCCAAGTGTTGACACAGGAACATGTGCTACATCGGTTAGAACTTTCAACGAAAAAGCGGCTGGATTAGACAATACTGCAGTTTTATGTATCTCTAGAGATTTACCATTTGCTCAACAACGTTTTTGTGGAGCAGAAGGAATCACTAACGTTGTGAACTTATCAGATTTTCAAGAAGGAAACTTTGGAAAAACTAATGGTTTACAAATTGTAGACGGACCTTTGGCTGGTTTACTTTCAAGAGTTCTTATTGTTGTAGATGTTGACGGAACTATCCTTCACACAGAACAAGTAGGCGACATTGTTGACGAACCTAATTACGAAGCTGCATTAGCAGTACTTTAA
- a CDS encoding DNA translocase FtsK, with product MAKSRKETLDKKNNSETKEIKPWKITRQHKIVLGCLLVLFSIALLVAFISFYVYGQEDQSAVNELTNRSETVQNWLGKFGAYLADLIVYKGFGLASFLFVRLFFLTGSYLIIGLPTTKLKRIWFWDLFVLIIVSILLSFFATSLPELGGVVGYELNLFMQDYIGKTGTLLVLIFGIVIYTIFKMKLSPDKIQSFFENTRKDLKKTLATAEATKNEGAYNLEEFAVSDVDLKEEEMVLKTKPSQFEIKKEELKPTIKNSSEIKLDTTTPPPFEKKTVESPISSTDSFVIESAPEEDLIEENLASRLVSDFGQFDPTLDLSNYKFPTLDLLKEYSTGGITINQEELEENKNRIVDTLRNYKIEIAQIKATVGPSVTLYEIVPEAGIRISKIKSLEDDIALSLSALGIRIIAPIPGKGTIGIEVPNKNPTMVSMKSVIGSAKFQEAEMELPIALGKTISNETFVVDLAKMPHLLMAGATGQGKSVGLNAVLTSLLYKKHPAEVKFVLVDPKKVELTLFNKIERHYLAMLPDSEDAIITDNTKVVNTLNSLCVEMDNRYSLLKDAMVRNIKEYNDKFKARKLNPENGHRFLPYIILVVDEFADLIMTAGKEVEIPIARLAQLARAIGIHLIIATQRPSVNVITGLIKANFPARIAFRVTSKIDSRTILDTQGADQLIGRGDLLYTNGNDVVRVQCAFIDTPEVEKITDFIGSQKAYATAYLLPEFVGEETGINLDMNISERDTLFRDAAEVIISAQQGSASLLQRKLKLGYNRAGRLIDQLEAAGIVGPFEGSKARSVNIQDLTSLEQLLNNEKNS from the coding sequence ATGGCAAAATCAAGAAAAGAAACTTTAGACAAGAAAAATAATTCTGAGACTAAAGAAATAAAACCATGGAAAATCACTAGACAGCACAAAATTGTTTTGGGCTGTCTTTTAGTATTATTTTCCATAGCTTTATTAGTTGCTTTCATCTCCTTTTATGTTTACGGCCAAGAAGACCAAAGCGCTGTTAATGAACTAACTAATCGCTCTGAAACAGTACAAAATTGGTTAGGTAAATTTGGAGCCTATCTAGCTGACCTAATCGTTTACAAAGGTTTTGGACTAGCTTCCTTTTTATTTGTCCGTCTATTTTTCTTGACTGGTTCTTATTTAATCATAGGGTTGCCAACAACTAAACTCAAACGAATTTGGTTTTGGGATTTATTTGTACTTATTATCGTTTCTATTTTATTAAGCTTTTTTGCAACTTCCCTTCCAGAATTGGGAGGTGTAGTAGGATATGAATTAAATTTATTCATGCAAGACTACATTGGTAAAACAGGTACATTACTAGTCTTAATTTTTGGAATAGTGATTTATACTATATTCAAAATGAAATTGTCTCCGGATAAAATTCAGTCCTTTTTTGAGAACACACGTAAAGACCTTAAAAAAACTTTAGCAACAGCTGAAGCTACTAAAAATGAAGGCGCCTACAACTTAGAAGAATTTGCAGTCTCTGACGTAGATTTAAAAGAAGAAGAAATGGTTTTAAAAACTAAACCTTCACAATTTGAAATCAAAAAAGAAGAATTAAAACCAACAATTAAGAATTCCTCAGAGATTAAATTAGACACTACGACTCCTCCTCCATTTGAGAAAAAAACAGTTGAATCCCCTATTTCTTCAACAGATTCATTTGTCATAGAATCCGCTCCTGAAGAAGATCTTATTGAAGAAAACCTAGCGTCAAGATTAGTTTCTGACTTTGGACAATTTGATCCTACTTTAGATTTATCTAACTATAAATTCCCAACCTTAGATTTATTAAAAGAATATTCTACTGGCGGAATTACTATCAATCAAGAAGAACTAGAAGAAAATAAAAATAGAATTGTGGATACGCTCCGCAATTACAAAATCGAAATAGCACAAATTAAAGCTACCGTTGGTCCATCGGTTACTTTATACGAAATAGTTCCAGAGGCTGGTATTCGTATTTCTAAAATTAAAAGTTTAGAAGACGATATTGCCTTATCCCTTTCGGCATTAGGAATTAGAATCATTGCTCCTATTCCAGGAAAAGGAACAATTGGTATTGAGGTCCCTAACAAGAATCCTACGATGGTTTCCATGAAATCTGTTATTGGTTCAGCCAAATTTCAAGAAGCCGAAATGGAATTACCTATCGCTTTAGGAAAAACCATTTCTAATGAAACATTTGTAGTGGATTTAGCCAAAATGCCTCACTTATTGATGGCGGGTGCTACAGGACAAGGAAAATCTGTAGGCTTGAATGCCGTACTAACTTCATTGTTATACAAAAAACACCCTGCTGAAGTTAAATTTGTATTAGTTGACCCGAAAAAAGTAGAGTTAACGCTTTTTAATAAAATAGAAAGACATTATCTAGCGATGCTTCCTGATTCAGAAGACGCTATTATTACCGACAACACTAAAGTAGTCAACACCCTAAACTCTCTTTGTGTAGAAATGGATAATCGTTATTCTTTATTAAAAGATGCAATGGTGCGTAATATCAAAGAGTATAATGATAAATTCAAAGCTAGAAAATTAAATCCCGAAAATGGGCACCGTTTTTTACCTTATATCATTCTTGTAGTCGATGAGTTTGCCGATTTAATTATGACTGCTGGAAAAGAAGTCGAAATTCCGATTGCTCGTTTAGCACAATTAGCTCGTGCTATTGGTATTCACTTAATTATCGCTACACAACGTCCTTCGGTTAACGTTATTACCGGATTAATCAAAGCCAATTTCCCCGCTCGTATTGCCTTTAGAGTAACTTCAAAAATTGATTCGAGAACAATTCTAGACACTCAAGGTGCCGATCAATTAATAGGTCGTGGGGATTTACTATACACCAACGGAAATGATGTAGTACGTGTACAATGTGCCTTTATAGATACTCCAGAGGTAGAAAAAATAACTGATTTTATTGGTTCGCAAAAAGCATATGCAACAGCATATTTACTCCCAGAGTTTGTTGGAGAAGAAACTGGCATTAATCTTGATATGAATATATCCGAAAGAGATACTCTGTTTAGAGATGCTGCTGAAGTAATTATTAGCGCTCAACAAGGTTCAGCTTCCTTGTTACAGAGAAAACTAAAACTAGGATACAATCGTGCAGGTCGTTTAATTGACCAACTCGAAGCAGCAGGAATTGTTGGTCCTTTTGAAGGCAGCAAAGCCCGCTCAGTAAACATCCAAGATCTAACCTCTCTTGAGCAGTTATTAAACAATGAAAAAAACAGTTAA